DNA from Thunnus thynnus chromosome 2, fThuThy2.1, whole genome shotgun sequence:
ATACTGCTCAGCCATAATCAAATACTATTCAGACAAAGAACGTACGAGTTGCCAAAGAAGTAGTTTGCTGTTCCCAGTCTGTAGGAGAGCAGGTTCAGGCACTCTTTAGCGTCACTGTAGATCtgaggcagacagagaaagaattACTTTGTGGTCACAAGCGTGACACGGAGAGTATGACGTGATTGAGGAATTAGGTGGATCAGTATTTACCTTTCCTTCCACCTCAGTGATTCTGTGTAGCGGCGACTCTCCTTTGGTCAGCAGGATGCGTGAGAGGGCGATCTTGGCGTGGCAAATCGGGACGAGGAAGTTAAGAGGGAACGGCGAGCGAGAAGCAAACCACGGCCGCGTCAGGTTGGCATAGTTTTCTGCATCCACCCAGAAAGTGTGCAACTGTGAGGTAGAAAATATCAACCTAAAGATGAACGGTACTGACACGTAAACATTTGTCAAGGAAGAAGCAGACGAGAGATCGTGTTACCAGAGCTGGTCGTAGTTTCTCTTCAAGCAGAGCGATGTACGCCATGGTGTCTGCTCCTTGTCTGGCTGTCAGCTCATAGTCTGCATTAAATCTctgaaaaaacatcaaatattatTGTGGGTCTACTGATCTGGTCTGCTGTGATCCTACTGATGTTTGGCTCCCCAGTACATTACTGACCTGCTCACTGACTACAGTCCAACCAGACTAACTGTACCCAGAATAAGATCCAGGTCTTCAGGGGGAGATTTTAGTTACTTTACTCTCTGGAACAAACTACCAGATGACCTGAGATCAGTCACTACTGTTTCCAcgtttaaaagaaaacttgaaacctttctgttttctcaggcTTATGACAGTATCTTACCTAAGTGTATAGCTGGACAACTGAACTGATTTTCaacttgttttatttactttttctaTTCTTGTGAATGTGTGCGTGCTGATATGGTGTTCATTTTCAATTGCTATATTTCTGTAATATTAAACTctgctttaaaatgatttaatcatGTTGACCATtgtgtatgaaaggtgctacacaaataaaactgacttgacatGTGCAGTGAGCAGCCCTGGCATCTGCTCTTACCTGTTTTCTCAGGAAATTGAGAATCTGTGAAGGTTCTTTAACTGCAGAGTCTCCACAAACCAGCTCTGGGACCGTCGCTGCAGGACAAACGGAGACAGTATTCAATAAGTTTATTCGCCAAGTAGCAAGAACAAGGAATTCAATGTGGTCCAGATGTCAAtagagaaaagcaaaacatgaacactaaacaataaacataagcACAAACATAACAGTGTAAGAAATTTATAAGGATTCTGAGTGGTAGGGGTGGACTATGTGATTTCATATTGACGTGATAAAAACTACGTGTGTATAAAAAAGCAGAATGTAAATAGAAGTATGAATACCAATGTAGATATAAGTGTAAATAAACTGTGTATTAACAAGATAGATACGTacagttaacatttaaaaaattaaatctatATACGGTGCAGAAGATATTACAATTCAGGATGAAAGTGATGTTATTTAAGAGGAGCTCTGCATCTAAACATATGCTGTTAAGGTCTTGTTACCTATAATGTACTGTACAACAATTCACTCGATTTTGAAACCTAATCAgatgcatgaaaacataaaaatcaatgtgtaaaatctgtatataaataattatatgtATCTTATATATTTAACAAACATTCCTGCTCAGTCACAGTATTCTCCCTCGACCACATATGTATGTCAAACAATCCCATGTGGTGGAAACTCTGGTTTATATGAAGCTGCAGCCCACCTGTGAGAGTTTTCCATGTCCAGTCGATAGGAGAAGCTGTGACTTTTGCCCCAGAAAACTTAGCGTATGCCTGAAAGAAAACCCACAGTTGAATCAGGACAGATGGTAAAAAGAGACAACAATCAGGGCATTCATGATATAAAATTTGATCGTAGGTGTTACGCAGCCATTTTTGATtcaaatacaataattaaatcCCATGAGACTACATGAGACCAGTATGTACCCTCCAGAGGAATCTTGCCAGTGATGCAGGACTGTAATACTTGAGTTACGTGTGACGGTCGTGTATCAGTGCCCGGCTGTGTATGATACCAATCTAATAGTGCAGCTGAATGATTGCAGCAATCAAAATACCATCAGCAGGAATTTGGCACTGACTCAGAGATTTGGCTCGAGGGTCCACTATGTATTCACTGCCGAGCGAAAACAACTTAATTCAcattaagaggaaaaaaacaccagaatgaAGACGCATCAATTTATAACTGAATCAATCAGGGCcgcattatcaattaatctgtccaTTTGTTTTCCTGATGAATCGTTTATAGCAGATGTTTTCAAAGCGGGGCGGCAGGCCTCCCCAGTGGGGCTCAGTGAATGGAAGAGAAATAATATTACATTAGTTATTATGTTAGTTATCAAAAGGAGATCATATAGAATAGTCTGTGTGGTCTGGTTAAAGAGAAAATTCAGAGATATAGTAGTTTTGGGGAGTTTTTCCCACTTTCCCAGAGtcagagacaaacaaaatgCCTTCAGACAAACCCTTTTTTGTGTAACATAATCATGATCCCATAGGCATCTGGGAACTGAGCGAAACTAAGTAGTGTCAACTGAGGGATGGGGAGGGTGCGCCTTTTTCCAAGCTTTGTCTGAGGGGACTCCAAGCTTTTCCAAGCTTTGTCTCAGATTTTGAAAACCCCTGCTTTAGAGAACAAAATGTTGTGATTTTTCTGGAGTCCAAGGTGTTGCCtgccaatgttttgttttgtctgaccagcaATCCAAAACTCAACATGCAGCTGACAATgatagaaaacagagagaaaagcagcaaatcttcgcCTCAGAGGAGTTGGAACCAAAGAATATTTACCGCGAAAAATGACTGCGACGATAATCGATTATTTTCAGTCAATctactaactgattaatcggCTACcagtttcagctcttcagttttctttattaatGTCACACACTGAGTGCCTTGATAAAGGCTGGTTACATTGGTGGATTGACTGACTGTATATCAAATTTTCCTTTTAATGTATCAGATTCTTAGTTATATATGAAAGAAGGTCAACTGATTAATAGAAACATGAGGATTTCTTGTAGAGGTGATTGACtctattttgttatttttacacttcttTTGTATTACAGTGTTGTATCCTTTAGGGGTTATGACCTATTTACTCTTTgttggagttgggggtgttggGAGAGTTGTTGCTGTcaatatatgtttgttttgtcttatgTGAATGGTGTTAGTAGGTTCACTATGGAAATAATAAAGTATActatacacaaaaacaaaatagagagaaaatcCTCACATCAGAGGAGCTGGAAACAAAGAATCGTTGTAAAAGATGACTGCAACAGTTAGGCTAATCAATTATTTTCTGTCGAGTGATTTACTGATTAAACGGCTACTAGTTTCAGCTAGTAgccaattttttattttttttttaccttgtttgcttcctgaaaatattttaatgattgttcatgattacatttttcttaaTGGCACACATTGAATGCCTCGATACAGGTAAAATGATACAACGATGGAAATAAGTGCAGGGCTATCCCTGACAAAATATGATgttatgttttataaatatatcagAATTCTGTCaataaatcaaaccaaaaatCAGTAGTACCACTAATTAACCTGTTGGGTGACACTGTCCCACCCATGGGACACTAGCCTATTTTCAGGATCACTTATAATCATTCTGACTTTTAtggttgtaaaatttaaagatttacCTTTTAAATGAGACCAGAGTTATACCAAGCGCTGCTGAAACAGTAACCTTGTTATTTTGAGCACATTATTTTCGGCTTGTGTACAAAAAGGAGGTGCCTGGTGAGAAGTTAAATGCTTTGCAAGATGTCATGTCGTCTTGGCCAGAAAAATTAGTGCAAGTGTCACCTTGTGGCAAGAGTTGCAACTGCACTCCGGTGAGAGACAGCATGATAAACAAAGCAGCAAACAGCTCGACATTCATTTTCTCAGCAGGTCAGTGATATCTCGAACGTTGTCGGTAGATATAAAACAAGACAGCGGGGAA
Protein-coding regions in this window:
- the mtx3 gene encoding metaxin-3 isoform X1 is translated as MAAAMELRCWGGDWGLPSVHTESLIVLAYAKFSGAKVTASPIDWTWKTLTATVPELVCGDSAVKEPSQILNFLRKQRFNADYELTARQGADTMAYIALLEEKLRPALLHTFWVDAENYANLTRPWFASRSPFPLNFLVPICHAKIALSRILLTKGESPLHRITEVEGKIYSDAKECLNLLSYRLGTANYFFGNSPTSLDAFVFGFVAPLHKASLPSSPLQSHLRQLDNLTCFCDNILAVYFSSSQPCPPPPVQETMDANLQKLTQLVNKESNLIEKMDDNLRSSPQHKPHRPDPKPSLASEKSSTPA
- the mtx3 gene encoding metaxin-3 isoform X2, with translation MAAAMELRCWGGDWGLPSVHTESLIVLAYAKFSGAKVTASPIDWTWKTLTATVPELVCGDSAVKEPSQILNFLRKQRFNADYELTARQGADTMAYIALLEEKLRPALLHTFWVDAENYANLTRPWFASRSPFPLNFLVPICHAKIALSRILLTKGESPLHRITEVEGKIYSDAKECLNLLSYRLGTANYFFGNSPTSLDAFVFGFVAPLHKASLPSSPLQSHLRQLDNLTCFCDNILAVYFSSSQPYG